In Haloarcula sp. H-GB4, a single genomic region encodes these proteins:
- a CDS encoding cation:proton antiporter has translation MTDITSLRPLFAILVSAVAIPVILSLKRRPNVREGVTITVAVAKFAIVASMVPGVLSGTRYVFSFGQLATGIELAFRVDPLGLLFGLLASLLWIVTSFYSIGYMRGLDEHAQTRYFASFAASLASAIGVAFASNLLTLFVCYELLTVSTYPLVTHDETDEARAAGRKYLAYTFGGGVAVLGGTVLVFVLAGTTAFTPGGLEGLATADPTLARAAFALLAAGFGVKAALMPMHSWLPDAMVAPTPVSGLLHAVAVVKSGVFGIARVVLDVYGPVTMEQLGVALPLAAIATFTLLTASVIALRQDNLKRRLAYSTISQLSYIVLGLALLKESALTGGLLHIPAHAFMKLTLFFCAGAIHVETHTDDISDMAGIGKRMPLTMAAFAVAAAGMAGIPLVAGFVSKWYLVIGALDLGSGGLVFAAALLVSGVLNIAYFWPIVYQAYFESPEGHDEKPLIEGPFGGRSELRADGGDSDETHAASDEGEVPEPEHVDHLGKHDEEHEHHGGPPAGGWDDRGWRGGESTWFMLGPILTAATLSLLLGTVPYTAVFLRIVDTIVSNLPGVMA, from the coding sequence ATGACTGATATCACATCACTTCGACCGCTGTTTGCAATCCTCGTCTCCGCGGTGGCCATCCCCGTGATTCTCTCGCTCAAACGCCGTCCGAACGTGCGGGAAGGAGTGACCATCACGGTGGCAGTCGCGAAGTTCGCTATCGTCGCGAGCATGGTCCCCGGCGTCCTCTCGGGGACGCGGTACGTCTTCTCGTTCGGCCAGTTGGCAACCGGGATCGAACTAGCGTTCCGTGTCGACCCGCTGGGACTCCTATTTGGCCTGCTTGCAAGCCTGCTGTGGATCGTCACTAGTTTCTACAGCATCGGCTACATGCGCGGGCTGGACGAACACGCACAGACGAGGTATTTCGCCTCCTTCGCCGCCAGTCTCGCGTCGGCCATCGGCGTCGCCTTTGCGTCGAACCTGCTGACACTGTTCGTCTGCTACGAACTGCTGACAGTGTCGACATACCCGCTCGTTACCCACGACGAAACCGACGAAGCCCGCGCCGCCGGCCGGAAGTACCTCGCATACACCTTCGGCGGTGGGGTTGCCGTGCTAGGTGGCACAGTTCTGGTGTTCGTCCTCGCTGGGACGACCGCGTTTACTCCCGGCGGGCTCGAAGGTCTCGCGACGGCCGACCCGACGCTGGCACGAGCCGCATTCGCCCTGCTTGCTGCCGGCTTCGGCGTCAAGGCCGCGCTGATGCCGATGCACTCCTGGCTTCCGGATGCCATGGTCGCGCCGACGCCGGTGTCGGGCCTGCTGCACGCCGTCGCAGTCGTCAAAAGCGGCGTGTTCGGCATCGCCAGAGTCGTCCTCGACGTGTACGGCCCTGTGACGATGGAGCAACTCGGCGTCGCCCTCCCACTGGCTGCGATTGCGACCTTCACCCTGCTGACCGCGAGTGTCATCGCGCTCAGACAGGACAACCTCAAGCGGCGGCTGGCGTATTCGACGATAAGCCAACTCTCCTATATCGTGCTCGGGCTAGCACTGCTCAAGGAGAGCGCTCTAACCGGCGGCCTGCTCCACATTCCTGCCCACGCGTTCATGAAACTCACCCTGTTCTTCTGTGCCGGTGCAATCCACGTCGAAACTCACACCGACGACATCAGCGACATGGCCGGCATCGGGAAACGGATGCCGCTAACGATGGCCGCCTTTGCTGTCGCTGCGGCTGGGATGGCCGGGATTCCGCTGGTCGCCGGGTTTGTCAGCAAGTGGTATCTCGTCATCGGCGCGCTGGACCTCGGAAGCGGCGGGCTCGTATTCGCTGCCGCGTTGCTAGTCTCCGGCGTCCTCAACATTGCGTACTTCTGGCCTATCGTCTACCAGGCGTACTTCGAATCGCCGGAGGGCCACGACGAGAAACCACTCATCGAGGGGCCATTCGGCGGCCGGAGTGAATTGCGTGCTGACGGTGGTGACAGTGACGAGACACACGCCGCCAGCGACGAGGGCGAGGTGCCGGAGCCTGAGCACGTCGACCACCTCGGGAAACACGATGAGGAGCACGAGCACCACGGCGGCCCGCCCGCAGGAGGCTGGGACGACCGCGGCTGGCGCGGCGGCGAAAGCACGTGGTTCATGCTCGGGCCGATACTCACCGCGGCTACGCTGTCGCTTTTGCTGGGAACAGTGCCGTACACGGCTGTCTTCCTGCGAATCGTTGACACCATCGTCAGTAATCTGCCGGGGGTGATGGCCTAA